One window from the genome of Amycolatopsis sp. NBC_01480 encodes:
- a CDS encoding VIT1/CCC1 transporter family protein, whose amino-acid sequence MTETMDAAEAHAHEPHEGIGGKLNWLRAGVLGANDGIVSVAGIVVGVAGATVNSTAILTAGIAGLVAGAFSMAGGEYVSVSTQRDTEQALLQLEKQELKSMPEAEERELAQIYEGKGLSPELAAQVARELTAKDAFQAHAEAELGIDPDNLTSPWQAAWASLLAFSVGALLPLLAIAWASVSVRVWACAAAVVVGLTLTGFVSAKLGDAKVGRAILRNVGVGALTMLVTYFVGVLFGTTVG is encoded by the coding sequence GTGACCGAGACGATGGACGCCGCTGAGGCGCATGCGCATGAGCCGCACGAGGGGATCGGGGGGAAGCTGAACTGGTTGCGGGCCGGGGTTCTCGGGGCGAACGACGGGATCGTGTCCGTCGCCGGGATCGTGGTGGGGGTCGCGGGGGCGACGGTGAACAGCACGGCGATCCTCACTGCCGGAATTGCCGGACTGGTGGCCGGCGCGTTTTCGATGGCCGGTGGGGAATACGTCAGCGTCAGCACCCAGCGCGACACCGAACAGGCGTTGCTGCAGCTCGAGAAGCAAGAGCTGAAATCAATGCCCGAGGCCGAGGAACGGGAACTCGCGCAAATCTACGAAGGCAAGGGCCTTTCGCCCGAGCTGGCCGCGCAGGTGGCGCGTGAGCTGACCGCGAAGGACGCGTTCCAGGCGCACGCCGAGGCCGAGCTGGGCATCGACCCGGACAACCTCACCAGCCCGTGGCAGGCGGCGTGGGCCTCGCTGCTCGCGTTCTCCGTCGGGGCGCTGCTGCCGTTGCTGGCGATCGCCTGGGCGAGCGTGTCGGTCCGGGTCTGGGCCTGCGCGGCGGCCGTGGTCGTCGGCCTCACCCTGACCGGGTTCGTCAGCGCGAAGCTCGGTGACGCGAAGGTGGGGCGCGCGATCCTGCGCAACGTCGGCGTCGGCGCCCTGACCATGCTCGTCACGTATTTCGTCGGGGTGCTGTTCGGTACCACCGTCGGCTGA
- a CDS encoding pyridoxamine 5'-phosphate oxidase family protein, with amino-acid sequence MPKPFSDADRDEFLAGAHIAVLSVAADDGRPPASVPIWYDYTPGGDFVINTGARHRKSRLIRKAGVVTLVVQREEPPYQYVIVEGTVVDAATPSPLSAREAIAIRYFGEEGGREFADRMDGTASVLFTIRPDRWTTADYSGDF; translated from the coding sequence ATGCCGAAGCCATTCAGTGATGCCGACCGAGACGAATTCCTCGCCGGCGCGCACATCGCCGTGCTGTCCGTCGCCGCCGATGACGGCCGCCCGCCGGCGAGCGTGCCGATTTGGTACGACTACACCCCGGGCGGCGATTTCGTGATCAACACCGGCGCCAGACACCGCAAGTCCCGGCTCATCCGGAAGGCCGGCGTGGTGACGCTGGTCGTGCAGCGCGAGGAACCGCCCTACCAGTACGTCATCGTCGAGGGCACCGTGGTCGACGCCGCCACGCCGTCGCCGTTGTCCGCCCGGGAGGCCATCGCCATCCGCTACTTCGGCGAGGAAGGCGGGCGCGAGTTCGCCGACCGCATGGACGGCACCGCCAGCGTGCTGTTCACCATCCGCCCCGACCGCTGGACCACCGCGGACTACTCCGGCGACTTCTGA
- a CDS encoding peptide MFS transporter produces the protein MSTSNEVQQDTRFFGHPRGLANLFGVEMWERFSYYGMLGILAIYLYYKVDQGGLGIDQSAALGIVGAYGGTVYLCSVIGAWVADRLLGSERTLFYSAILIMLGHISLALLPGLTGIGVGLALVAIGSGGLKANATAVVGTLYAEGDERRDAGFTIFYMGINLGGFIGPLLTGLAQQEVGFHLGFGLAAIGMALGLTQYTIGRKNLGARASEIPNPLPASKRLMTIAGAVLIVAVIAVLIISGVITPDNLADVVVYVVVAISIGYFVMILTSRKITSEERSRVFSFIPMYIASAAFFSLYQQQSTVVAAYADQRLDRGLFGWTMPVSWVNSINPVFIIVFAPVIAAIWVKLGPKQPSTPMKFVLGTVLMGAAFLLFLPMVNTGKNGSPLIALAGILLVFTIAELMLSPVGLSLSTKLAPEAFRTQMVALNFLSVSLGTAMSGKLAESYSVDNETPYFSIIGGVAIVIGLALFALIPFIRRLMKGVH, from the coding sequence GTGAGTACCTCCAACGAGGTCCAGCAGGACACGAGGTTCTTCGGGCACCCACGAGGGCTGGCGAACCTCTTCGGCGTCGAGATGTGGGAGCGGTTCTCGTACTACGGGATGCTCGGCATTCTCGCGATCTACCTTTATTACAAGGTCGACCAGGGCGGGCTCGGCATCGACCAGAGCGCCGCGCTGGGCATCGTCGGCGCGTACGGCGGCACGGTCTACCTGTGCTCCGTGATCGGGGCGTGGGTGGCCGACCGGCTGCTGGGCTCCGAGCGGACGCTGTTCTACAGCGCGATCCTGATCATGCTCGGCCACATCAGCCTGGCGCTGCTGCCGGGGCTGACCGGCATCGGCGTCGGCCTCGCGCTCGTCGCCATCGGCTCGGGCGGGCTGAAGGCCAACGCGACCGCCGTCGTCGGCACGCTCTACGCCGAGGGTGACGAGCGCCGCGACGCCGGCTTCACGATCTTCTACATGGGCATCAACCTCGGCGGGTTCATCGGCCCGCTGCTCACCGGCCTCGCGCAGCAGGAGGTCGGCTTCCACCTCGGCTTCGGCCTGGCCGCGATCGGCATGGCGCTGGGCCTGACCCAGTACACGATCGGCCGCAAGAACCTGGGCGCGCGGGCGTCGGAGATCCCGAACCCGCTGCCCGCCTCGAAGCGCCTGATGACCATCGCCGGCGCCGTGCTGATCGTCGCCGTGATCGCGGTGCTCATCATCTCGGGGGTGATCACGCCGGACAACCTCGCGGACGTGGTCGTCTACGTCGTGGTGGCCATTTCGATCGGCTACTTCGTGATGATCCTTACCAGCCGGAAGATCACCTCGGAAGAGCGCAGCCGGGTGTTCTCGTTCATCCCGATGTACATCGCCAGCGCGGCGTTCTTCTCGCTGTACCAGCAGCAGTCCACTGTGGTCGCGGCCTACGCGGACCAGCGGCTCGACCGCGGCCTGTTCGGCTGGACGATGCCGGTGTCCTGGGTCAACTCGATCAACCCGGTGTTCATCATCGTGTTCGCCCCGGTGATCGCCGCGATCTGGGTCAAGCTCGGCCCGAAGCAGCCGTCGACGCCGATGAAGTTCGTGCTCGGCACCGTGCTGATGGGCGCGGCGTTCCTGCTGTTCCTGCCGATGGTGAACACCGGGAAGAACGGCAGCCCATTGATCGCGCTGGCCGGCATCCTGCTGGTGTTCACGATTGCGGAGCTGATGCTTTCGCCGGTCGGGCTGTCGCTGTCGACGAAGCTCGCACCGGAGGCGTTCCGGACGCAGATGGTGGCGCTGAACTTCCTGTCCGTCTCACTGGGCACGGCAATGTCGGGCAAGCTCGCCGAGTCGTACTCGGTGGACAACGAGACGCCGTACTTCAGCATCATCGGCGGGGTCGCGATCGTGATCGGGCTGGCGCTGTTCGCGCTCATCCCGTTCATCCGGCGGTTGATGAAGGGCGTGCACTAG
- the nhaA gene encoding Na+/H+ antiporter NhaA, with the protein MATEFARYLRTETTGGIILLVATAVALIWANSPLGDVYQSVRDFRIGPGFLHLNLSIGDWAKDGLLALFFFVAGLELKRELVVGELSRFKQAVLPVIAAVGGMVVPAVFALAVVWGSPGADRAWAIPVATDIAFALGVLALTASNLPSSARVFLLSLAVVDDLGAILVIAIVFTTGFNFVAAGIAVVALALYAFLQHKRVRTAWLYVPLALIVWVAVHSAGIHATIAGVALGLLTRVRPDEGEAESPALRLEHRLQPWSAAVAVPLFALFAAGISVSVHALGEVFTTALPLAVLIGLIGGKFVGILGASLLAVRLRIAEKPSGTGWRDIAALALLGGVGFTVSLLIADLALEGEAAELAKAAVLIASAIASLAAAALLVRRSRAHARADTGED; encoded by the coding sequence ATGGCCACTGAATTCGCCCGTTACCTGCGCACCGAGACCACCGGCGGGATCATCCTGCTGGTGGCCACCGCGGTCGCGCTGATCTGGGCGAACTCGCCGCTCGGTGACGTTTACCAGTCGGTGCGCGACTTCCGCATCGGTCCCGGCTTCCTGCACCTGAACCTGTCGATCGGAGACTGGGCGAAGGACGGCTTGCTCGCCCTGTTCTTCTTCGTCGCCGGGCTGGAGCTCAAGCGCGAACTCGTGGTCGGCGAGCTGTCCCGGTTCAAGCAGGCGGTGCTGCCGGTGATCGCGGCGGTCGGCGGCATGGTCGTGCCCGCGGTCTTCGCGCTGGCCGTGGTCTGGGGCTCGCCGGGCGCCGACCGCGCGTGGGCCATCCCGGTGGCCACGGACATCGCGTTCGCCCTCGGGGTGCTGGCGCTGACGGCGTCGAACCTGCCGAGCAGCGCGCGCGTCTTCCTGCTGTCCCTGGCGGTGGTCGACGACCTGGGCGCGATCCTGGTGATCGCCATCGTGTTCACCACGGGGTTCAATTTCGTCGCGGCGGGCATCGCGGTTGTCGCGCTCGCGCTGTACGCATTCCTTCAGCACAAGCGCGTGCGCACGGCGTGGCTGTACGTGCCGCTCGCGCTGATCGTGTGGGTCGCGGTGCACTCGGCGGGCATCCACGCGACGATCGCCGGCGTCGCGCTCGGCCTGCTCACACGAGTGCGGCCGGACGAGGGCGAAGCCGAATCACCCGCGCTGCGCCTGGAACACCGGCTTCAGCCGTGGTCGGCTGCCGTCGCGGTGCCGCTCTTCGCGCTCTTCGCCGCGGGTATCTCGGTGAGCGTTCACGCGCTGGGCGAAGTCTTCACCACGGCGTTGCCGCTGGCCGTCCTGATCGGACTGATCGGCGGGAAGTTCGTCGGCATCCTCGGCGCGAGCCTGCTGGCCGTCCGGCTCCGCATCGCCGAAAAACCCAGCGGCACGGGCTGGCGCGACATCGCCGCGCTGGCTCTGCTCGGCGGCGTCGGGTTCACCGTGAGCCTGCTGATCGCCGATCTGGCGCTTGAAGGCGAGGCTGCAGAACTCGCGAAGGCGGCCGTGCTGATCGCCTCGGCGATCGCCTCGCTGGCCGCCGCGGCGCTGCTGGTCCGGCGCAGCCGGGCCCACGCACGGGCTGACACCGGCGAAGACTGA
- a CDS encoding phage holin family protein, with the protein MSSPKHERTGPDGVGAVPYLPLSSDEEAAAGEQSIGKLVGDATQHISTLVRAEVELAKSELIGEVKKALKGAVFFLIALAVLLYSTYFLFLFVAEILSDWWGVRWPAFLTVFGLMLITTLVTAFIGWRKVKKLKAPERTIGSVKETAAALKPRRAAEDDLPATSA; encoded by the coding sequence GTGAGCAGCCCCAAACACGAGCGAACCGGCCCCGACGGCGTGGGGGCCGTGCCCTACCTGCCCCTCTCCAGCGATGAGGAGGCCGCGGCGGGCGAGCAGTCCATCGGCAAGCTGGTCGGCGACGCCACACAGCACATTTCGACGCTGGTCCGGGCCGAGGTCGAGCTGGCGAAGTCGGAGCTGATCGGCGAGGTGAAGAAGGCGCTGAAGGGCGCTGTCTTCTTCCTGATCGCGCTGGCCGTGCTGCTCTACAGCACGTACTTCCTCTTCCTCTTCGTGGCGGAGATCCTGTCCGACTGGTGGGGCGTGCGCTGGCCGGCGTTCCTCACCGTGTTCGGCCTGATGCTGATCACCACGCTGGTCACGGCGTTCATCGGCTGGCGCAAGGTGAAGAAGCTGAAGGCGCCGGAGCGCACCATCGGCAGCGTCAAGGAGACGGCCGCGGCGCTGAAGCCGCGCCGCGCCGCCGAAGACGACCTGCCCGCGACCAGCGCCTGA
- a CDS encoding alpha/beta fold hydrolase: MSSKPDPSIVRTDGPWTHRDVSANGIRLHVAEAGDGPLVLFLHGFGEFWWAWHHQLPALAEAGYRAVAVDLRGYGDSDKPPRGYDAWTLAGDVGGLIKALGARRAHLVGHAWGGMLAWTVAALHPRLVASVTAVGAAHPLALKSAVKRSAWHVRRSQARAVGHLFRFQVPMAPEKWLVRDSAAAVEGLFHSWSGPGWRSSPDFAVSAGRFRQAMLVPGVAHSALEYYRWAFRAQFRGEGRRFTDAVDKRVAAPLLQLHGAVDTCIVPETALESVHWAGPHTEPRIWNGIGHFPHLEDPDRVTKSIVDFIG, from the coding sequence GTGTCGTCCAAGCCCGATCCGTCGATCGTCCGCACCGACGGCCCGTGGACGCACCGTGACGTCTCCGCCAACGGCATCCGGCTGCACGTCGCCGAGGCGGGCGACGGGCCGCTGGTCCTTTTCCTGCACGGGTTCGGCGAGTTCTGGTGGGCCTGGCACCACCAGCTGCCCGCGCTGGCCGAGGCGGGCTACCGCGCCGTCGCCGTCGACCTGCGCGGCTACGGCGACTCCGACAAACCCCCGCGCGGCTACGACGCGTGGACGCTCGCCGGTGACGTCGGTGGCCTGATCAAAGCCCTCGGCGCCCGTCGCGCCCATCTCGTCGGCCACGCCTGGGGCGGGATGCTCGCCTGGACGGTGGCCGCCCTGCACCCCCGGCTCGTCGCCTCCGTGACGGCCGTCGGCGCGGCGCACCCGCTGGCGCTGAAGTCCGCGGTCAAGCGCTCCGCGTGGCACGTCCGCCGCAGCCAGGCCCGCGCCGTCGGGCACCTGTTCCGCTTCCAGGTGCCGATGGCGCCGGAGAAGTGGCTGGTGCGCGACAGCGCCGCGGCGGTCGAGGGGCTCTTCCACTCCTGGTCCGGCCCCGGCTGGCGGTCCTCACCGGACTTCGCCGTGAGCGCCGGCCGGTTCCGCCAGGCGATGCTGGTGCCGGGCGTCGCGCACTCCGCGCTGGAGTACTACCGCTGGGCCTTCCGCGCCCAGTTCCGCGGCGAGGGCAGGCGGTTCACCGACGCGGTGGACAAACGCGTGGCCGCGCCCCTGCTGCAGCTGCACGGCGCCGTGGACACCTGCATCGTCCCGGAGACCGCGCTGGAATCCGTGCACTGGGCCGGGCCGCACACCGAGCCCCGGATCTGGAACGGCATCGGGCACTTCCCGCACCTCGAAGACCCGGACCGCGTGACGAAGTCCATTGTGGACTTCATCGGCTGA
- a CDS encoding MarP family serine protease, whose amino-acid sequence MNWVDVLVLLLAVLAAVSGAFQGVIVALPALIGVGIGAVLGVKLAPYVVELFDNQVAKVAFAFGTVVFLVVLGETIGVWVGRRLRQKINPDKLSGVDKTLGAIVQAAAVFVVAWLVANPLTTVSAVPGLAKAINSSVVLGKVNDAMPAAAQGFPTDLRKLLDASGFPSAVSPFEKAPSADTSPPDSSLDASAVVTRVHPSVVKIRGTAPSCSRALEGSGFVIAPQRVMTNAHVVAGTDEVGIESTSGDYRARVVYFNPEVDIAVLAVPGLRAPALPFAAQTAGAGDSAIVLGYPLDGPYKATAARVRGRINLRGPDIYEANTVQRDVFTVRASIRSGNSGGPMLTPDGDVIGVVFGAAVEDPDTGFTLTAEQVRSEVDAAPSQTTNVSTGACAS is encoded by the coding sequence GTGAACTGGGTTGATGTCCTGGTACTGCTGCTCGCGGTCCTCGCCGCGGTCTCCGGCGCGTTCCAAGGCGTGATCGTGGCCCTGCCCGCGCTGATCGGCGTCGGCATCGGCGCCGTGCTCGGGGTGAAGCTCGCGCCGTACGTGGTGGAGCTGTTCGACAACCAGGTCGCGAAGGTGGCATTCGCGTTCGGCACCGTGGTGTTCCTCGTGGTGCTCGGCGAGACGATCGGGGTCTGGGTCGGGCGGCGGCTGCGCCAGAAGATCAATCCCGACAAGCTGTCCGGAGTGGACAAAACGCTGGGCGCGATCGTGCAGGCGGCCGCGGTGTTCGTGGTCGCGTGGCTGGTGGCGAACCCGCTGACCACCGTCTCCGCCGTGCCGGGGCTGGCCAAGGCGATCAACTCCTCGGTGGTGCTGGGCAAGGTCAACGACGCGATGCCGGCCGCGGCCCAGGGCTTCCCGACCGACCTGCGCAAGCTGCTCGACGCGTCGGGCTTCCCGTCCGCGGTGTCGCCGTTCGAGAAGGCGCCTTCGGCGGACACCTCGCCGCCGGACTCGTCGCTGGACGCCAGTGCGGTCGTCACCCGCGTGCACCCGAGCGTCGTGAAGATCCGCGGCACCGCGCCGTCGTGCTCGCGGGCGCTGGAGGGCAGCGGTTTCGTGATCGCGCCGCAGCGCGTGATGACCAACGCGCACGTGGTCGCGGGCACCGACGAGGTCGGCATCGAGTCCACCTCGGGCGACTACCGGGCGCGGGTCGTGTACTTCAACCCGGAGGTCGACATCGCCGTGCTCGCGGTGCCGGGCCTGCGCGCGCCCGCTCTGCCGTTCGCCGCCCAGACCGCGGGCGCGGGCGACAGCGCGATCGTGCTGGGCTACCCGCTCGACGGCCCGTACAAGGCGACGGCCGCCCGCGTGCGCGGCCGGATCAACCTGCGTGGCCCGGACATCTACGAGGCGAACACCGTGCAGCGGGACGTGTTCACCGTCCGCGCGAGCATCCGCAGCGGCAACTCCGGCGGCCCGATGCTCACGCCGGACGGCGACGTGATCGGCGTGGTCTTCGGCGCGGCGGTGGAGGACCCGGACACGGGCTTCACACTGACCGCCGAACAGGTCCGCTCGGAGGTCGACGCCGCCCCGTCGCAGACGACGAACGTGAGCACCGGCGCCTGCGCGAGCTGA